A section of the Nitrospirota bacterium genome encodes:
- a CDS encoding molybdopterin-dependent oxidoreductase gives MSNDPTSFALRRRTILKALGLGTVAGLTGGCDAVGGVFGRMFAVPPRETTYFTPTSKFYVVNYADGAVSMTRDVNIEQWKLHIKGEVKQPMSLGWRDILNRDSYDQVSTLMCIDTLPGGDSMGNATWRGISLKKLLKDAGADEETARDVVFRGIDGYDDSIPFTRAMSDDVMLAFLMNGEKLPREHGFPIRLIVPGLYGIKNVKWIAEIEVYPGDYQGYWQRKGWTDDGTIKIFSRIDSPGHYQTLRGPEQLFRGIAFGGPNSISKVELSFDAGRTWNECQIEPPMSPYSWVIWSYTWKLPQRGKFQTVVRATDTKGQLQIAEIVRPQPAGASGLHTIIADVEQV, from the coding sequence ATGTCGAATGACCCAACATCATTCGCTCTGCGACGACGGACCATATTGAAAGCGCTGGGTCTCGGCACAGTCGCCGGCCTGACCGGAGGCTGTGACGCGGTCGGCGGAGTCTTCGGCCGCATGTTCGCGGTGCCACCGCGCGAAACCACTTACTTCACCCCGACGTCAAAATTCTATGTCGTGAATTACGCCGATGGCGCCGTCTCCATGACGCGTGACGTGAACATCGAACAATGGAAATTGCACATCAAGGGAGAGGTAAAGCAGCCGATGTCACTCGGCTGGCGCGATATTCTCAACCGCGACTCCTATGATCAAGTCTCGACACTCATGTGTATCGATACGCTGCCGGGCGGCGACAGCATGGGGAACGCAACATGGCGAGGCATTTCGCTGAAGAAGCTGCTCAAAGATGCCGGTGCCGATGAAGAAACCGCGCGCGATGTGGTGTTCCGCGGCATCGATGGTTACGACGACAGCATTCCGTTCACGCGGGCTATGAGCGACGATGTGATGCTCGCCTTCCTGATGAACGGCGAAAAACTGCCGAGGGAACACGGTTTCCCGATTCGCCTCATCGTCCCGGGCCTCTACGGCATTAAGAATGTCAAATGGATCGCCGAGATCGAGGTCTACCCCGGTGACTATCAAGGCTACTGGCAGCGCAAAGGCTGGACCGACGACGGCACGATAAAAATCTTTTCACGCATCGACAGCCCCGGCCATTATCAAACACTCCGCGGGCCAGAACAACTGTTCCGTGGCATCGCCTTCGGCGGGCCCAACAGCATCAGCAAAGTTGAATTGAGCTTCGACGCCGGTCGGACATGGAACGAGTGCCAGATCGAACCGCCCATGTCACCCTACTCCTGGGTAATCTGGAGCTATACCTGGAAACTGCCTCAACGAGGCAAATTCCAAACCGTCGTCCGCGCGACGGATACCAAGGGGCAGCTGCAGATCGCGGAGATCGTCCGGCCGCAACCAGCGGGGGCGAGCGGACTGCACACCATTATAGCGGACGTTGAACAGGTCTAG